In Oscillatoria acuminata PCC 6304, a single window of DNA contains:
- a CDS encoding phosphoglucomutase/phosphomannomutase family protein: MSAAGTSEEIVFGTDGWRGIIARDFTFANVRKVTRAIAAYLETAYSKDKPVLIAYDPRFLADQFSRTAAEVLVDLGWTVKMTDRDCPTPVIAYNARHLNTAGALMFTASHNPAPYCGIKYIPDYAGPATPEITDTIVANIAKTSDEPPSGKNTDKISIFDPKPAYLEFLYTLLDVDTIRKAKLKVKYDALYSTSRGYLDLVLDHCGCETESFHTWRDVLFGGGMPEPKGEMLVELVEAVKKDNADLGLATDGDADRFGIVDEKGNVLTPNTILLLLAKHLLQNKGKKGAIVRTVATTHLLDNLAEKYGLTLYETAVGFKYVGEKMRETDVLIGGEESGGLSILGHIPEKDGILADMLVAEAIAFAGKPLSQLVEEVIAEAGGPLYNNRLDLHLTEAHKSAVLDAYLKNPPTEVAGIKVKEVGRKDGIKLYLEDGGWILLRPSGTEPLIRVYMETNSPEKLQKVGQEMQAKIDKLAPVAA, from the coding sequence ATGAGTGCAGCAGGCACCTCAGAGGAAATCGTATTTGGGACCGATGGATGGCGGGGGATTATCGCCCGAGATTTTACCTTTGCCAACGTGCGGAAGGTGACGAGGGCGATCGCCGCTTATCTGGAAACCGCCTACAGTAAAGATAAACCCGTTTTAATTGCTTATGACCCCCGCTTTTTAGCCGACCAATTTTCTCGAACAGCGGCGGAAGTCTTAGTAGATTTGGGTTGGACTGTCAAGATGACGGACCGGGATTGTCCGACTCCGGTAATTGCTTATAATGCCCGCCATCTCAATACTGCCGGTGCGTTGATGTTCACCGCCTCCCACAACCCGGCCCCTTATTGTGGCATTAAATATATCCCGGATTATGCGGGTCCTGCTACCCCAGAAATCACCGATACCATTGTGGCAAATATTGCCAAGACATCGGATGAACCGCCCTCGGGTAAGAATACCGATAAAATTTCCATTTTTGACCCTAAACCCGCTTATCTGGAATTCCTCTACACCTTGCTGGATGTGGATACCATTCGCAAGGCGAAACTCAAGGTCAAATATGATGCATTGTATTCCACTTCCCGGGGTTATTTAGACCTAGTTTTAGACCATTGCGGTTGCGAAACCGAAAGTTTCCACACTTGGCGTGATGTCCTGTTTGGGGGAGGAATGCCCGAACCCAAAGGGGAAATGCTGGTGGAGTTGGTAGAGGCAGTCAAAAAGGATAATGCCGATTTGGGTTTGGCAACCGATGGCGATGCCGATCGCTTCGGAATTGTCGATGAAAAAGGCAATGTTCTCACCCCCAATACCATCTTGCTGTTATTAGCCAAGCATTTGCTCCAAAATAAAGGCAAAAAAGGCGCAATTGTTCGCACCGTTGCCACCACCCACCTGTTAGATAACCTGGCAGAAAAATACGGTTTAACCCTCTATGAAACCGCTGTTGGGTTTAAATATGTTGGGGAAAAAATGCGGGAAACTGATGTACTCATCGGCGGGGAAGAATCCGGTGGTTTGAGCATCTTGGGTCACATTCCCGAAAAAGATGGCATTCTGGCTGATATGTTGGTGGCAGAAGCAATCGCCTTCGCCGGTAAACCCCTGAGTCAATTGGTGGAAGAGGTGATTGCCGAAGCTGGCGGTCCTCTCTATAACAACCGTCTGGATTTACATTTGACCGAAGCGCACAAATCAGCGGTTCTCGACGCTTACCTGAAAAATCCTCCGACCGAAGTCGCTGGAATTAAGGTCAAAGAAGTGGGTCGCAAAGATGGAATTAAACTCTATCTTGAAGATGGCGGTTGGATATTGTTGCGTCCTTCGGGAACGGAACCTTTGATTCGGGTTTATATGGAAACCAATTCTCCCGAAAAACTCCAAAAAGTCGGCCAAGAAATGCAGGCAAAAATCGATAAACTGGCCCCGGTTGCTGCCTAG
- a CDS encoding lipopolysaccharide assembly protein LapA domain-containing protein, which yields MPITKLIPILVSAIAAIWVVATALLSVQNAAPVSLQFLGFSSIPLPVGLVLATSTGLGMIGGALALSVFSKGRNFS from the coding sequence ATGCCCATTACCAAACTGATTCCAATCTTAGTCAGTGCGATCGCCGCGATTTGGGTGGTGGCGACTGCCCTGCTATCCGTCCAAAATGCCGCCCCAGTTTCCTTGCAGTTTTTAGGATTTAGTTCGATTCCCCTTCCTGTGGGTCTGGTATTAGCGACCAGTACCGGATTAGGGATGATTGGAGGGGCGCTGGCCCTGTCTGTGTTTAGTAAGGGGCGCAATTTTTCCTGA
- a CDS encoding AMIN domain-containing protein: MHKAKLARRFSLVLLATTFCSSMPRVVGAIASEPLSTSPMQAIASAPELRIWEFDPYTNELQITVPEGVTPDYSILTDPLRIAIDIPNGDNPVQSSAETYQGIVREIRIAQMDSGVTRIVMEFAPGVTLDSNPVTVTPIGQSNRWVVRPAVQLADSLPTTVTEPSTDPNADLRTLPMLPPSAANQPPAISLPSPTLESAEFNPNSELEQMPILNVPPPPPPPQLSELNIPVEDARSLELTEDLEFELPVETSTGVNSTPTVTVPPVESASVEEAIGQSTPIPVNQEPEISPPAPSPAMETPTALNPGTDGILAFGQPLPTTGAIAPRSEPVTAETPPSIPEEVAANIPSDVLLSSGTVLVLNYPGSVAIALEDRLPRQEVLIVYSDIYDRTGQLVAPVGTPVIGSFVRDRGKIRFQTQSIILEGRAIPFLAQSDPLNGNRDISERRTISYSAVGAVAGAVLGGLAGGPLLGGAAAGAVTSLLRSEIAAIVEPGQLLPVRLSEHWR, translated from the coding sequence ATGCACAAAGCAAAATTAGCGCGGCGGTTTTCCTTAGTCCTGTTAGCGACGACGTTCTGTAGTTCAATGCCTAGGGTCGTCGGGGCGATCGCCTCCGAACCCCTCTCAACTTCCCCCATGCAGGCGATCGCCTCGGCACCGGAACTGAGAATCTGGGAATTTGACCCCTATACCAACGAACTGCAAATCACCGTCCCCGAAGGCGTCACCCCAGACTATTCCATCCTCACAGACCCCTTACGGATTGCGATCGATATCCCCAATGGTGACAATCCCGTACAATCTAGCGCCGAAACCTATCAAGGGATCGTCCGGGAAATTCGGATTGCTCAAATGGACTCAGGGGTCACCCGGATTGTCATGGAATTTGCACCAGGAGTCACCCTCGACTCCAACCCCGTCACCGTCACCCCGATCGGACAAAGCAATCGCTGGGTGGTTCGTCCAGCAGTGCAACTGGCAGACTCCCTCCCCACGACGGTAACCGAACCGAGTACGGACCCAAATGCGGACCTTCGCACCCTGCCCATGTTACCGCCATCGGCAGCGAATCAGCCCCCAGCCATTTCCTTACCGTCACCGACCCTGGAATCGGCGGAATTTAACCCCAACTCAGAACTGGAGCAAATGCCCATTCTGAATGTGCCGCCCCCGCCACCGCCCCCGCAACTCTCGGAATTAAACATCCCTGTTGAGGATGCCCGATCGCTGGAATTAACCGAGGATTTAGAGTTTGAATTGCCGGTGGAAACCTCAACTGGCGTAAATAGCACCCCCACCGTCACGGTTCCCCCGGTGGAAAGTGCCTCGGTTGAGGAGGCGATCGGGCAGAGTACCCCCATTCCGGTGAATCAGGAACCCGAAATTTCACCGCCAGCGCCCTCTCCAGCTATGGAAACACCCACGGCCCTAAATCCGGGGACCGATGGTATCCTCGCCTTTGGACAACCCCTGCCAACCACCGGGGCGATCGCACCTCGTTCCGAACCCGTAACCGCTGAAACTCCCCCATCGATTCCGGAGGAAGTTGCGGCGAATATCCCGTCTGATGTGTTGCTGTCTTCCGGGACCGTTTTGGTCCTGAACTATCCCGGTTCCGTGGCGATCGCCTTAGAAGATCGCCTCCCCAGACAAGAAGTCCTGATCGTGTATTCCGACATTTACGATCGCACCGGCCAATTAGTTGCCCCCGTTGGCACCCCAGTGATTGGCAGTTTCGTGCGCGATCGGGGAAAAATTCGCTTTCAAACTCAATCCATCATCCTTGAAGGTCGGGCCATCCCCTTCCTCGCCCAATCTGACCCCCTTAACGGCAATCGAGATATTTCCGAGAGAAGAACCATTAGCTACTCCGCAGTAGGGGCCGTTGCGGGCGCAGTCCTTGGGGGTTTAGCGGGCGGTCCTCTCTTAGGCGGTGCCGCTGCTGGTGCAGTCACCTCCCTTCTGCGTTCCGAAATCGCCGCCATTGTCGAACCCGGACAACTTCTCCCAGTCCGCTTAAGCGAACATTGGCGGTAA
- the bicA gene encoding bicarbonate transporter BicA, whose product MSIFNELHFRNVRGDLFGGLTAAIVTLPMALAFGVASGAGPVAGLYGAVCVGLFASLFGGTPALMSEPTGPMTVVMTTIIASLVAKNPENGLAMAFTVVMLAGLFQILFGIFRLGKYITLMPYTVISGFMSGIGLILIVLQIGPFLGHASRGGVIGTLRNIPMFVTNIDVPEAILAALTIAILFFMPSKFKRIVPPQLVALIVGTVFSLVFFSNADIRTIGVIPMGLPQLNMPVFTVTEFREMLIDGIVLGMLGCIDSLLTSVIADSLTRTHHNSDKELIGQGIGNIVSGVCGGLPGAGATMGTVVNIQAGGRTALSGLTRAGILLVVILWAAGLTENIPMAVLAAIALKVGVDIIDWGFLKRAHRVSVKAALIMYGVIALTVFVDLIVAVGVGVFIANLLTIQRLSDIHANDVKAITDDDDEILLSEEEKLLLQEGDGRILLFHISGPMIFGVSKAISREQSAVDNFEVLILDLNDVPMLGVTSSLAIENVITDALDKGRQVFIVGAAGQIKRRLDRFGIVKLLPPHHMTDSRIDALQQAVALISAKSNDVNDVNDVFNSTSGGVRMQSS is encoded by the coding sequence ATGAGTATTTTTAATGAGCTCCATTTCAGAAACGTGCGGGGGGATCTGTTTGGCGGTTTAACTGCGGCGATCGTGACGCTGCCGATGGCCCTGGCATTCGGGGTTGCCTCCGGTGCCGGACCCGTTGCGGGTCTTTATGGTGCCGTTTGCGTGGGTTTGTTTGCATCACTGTTTGGGGGAACTCCGGCCCTGATGTCCGAACCCACCGGACCCATGACCGTGGTCATGACGACGATCATTGCCTCCCTAGTTGCCAAAAATCCAGAGAACGGATTGGCGATGGCCTTTACCGTAGTCATGCTGGCAGGACTCTTCCAAATTCTCTTCGGGATTTTCCGCTTGGGTAAATACATTACCCTAATGCCCTACACGGTCATTTCCGGGTTTATGTCGGGAATTGGCTTGATTCTGATCGTGCTGCAAATCGGACCTTTTTTAGGTCATGCGAGTAGAGGAGGGGTGATCGGAACTCTTCGCAATATACCAATGTTCGTGACGAATATTGACGTACCCGAAGCGATTTTAGCCGCTTTGACCATAGCGATTCTGTTTTTCATGCCCTCCAAATTTAAGCGGATCGTACCCCCGCAATTGGTGGCATTAATTGTGGGGACTGTCTTTTCTCTGGTGTTTTTCTCCAATGCGGATATTCGGACGATTGGCGTGATTCCAATGGGTCTGCCGCAATTAAATATGCCGGTGTTTACCGTCACGGAATTTCGGGAAATGCTGATTGATGGCATTGTCTTGGGGATGCTCGGTTGTATCGACTCCCTGCTGACTTCGGTGATTGCTGATAGTTTGACCCGCACTCACCATAACTCGGATAAAGAATTAATCGGACAAGGGATTGGTAATATCGTTTCGGGAGTTTGTGGGGGACTTCCCGGTGCCGGTGCGACGATGGGAACGGTGGTGAATATCCAAGCGGGTGGCCGAACTGCATTGTCCGGTTTAACCCGTGCCGGGATTTTGCTGGTGGTGATTTTATGGGCAGCGGGTCTGACGGAAAATATTCCGATGGCGGTGTTGGCCGCGATCGCCCTGAAGGTCGGGGTTGATATTATCGATTGGGGTTTTCTCAAACGTGCTCACCGTGTCTCGGTGAAAGCGGCGTTAATTATGTACGGGGTGATTGCGCTGACAGTGTTTGTGGATTTAATCGTCGCCGTTGGCGTCGGGGTGTTTATTGCCAATCTCTTGACCATCCAACGTCTGAGCGATATTCATGCAAATGATGTCAAGGCCATTACCGATGATGATGATGAAATCCTCTTAAGTGAGGAAGAGAAACTGTTGCTGCAAGAAGGAGATGGTCGGATTCTGCTGTTCCATATTAGCGGACCGATGATTTTTGGAGTCTCGAAGGCGATCTCCCGGGAACAGTCGGCAGTGGATAATTTTGAAGTGCTGATTTTAGACCTGAATGATGTGCCCATGTTGGGGGTGACTTCTTCTCTGGCGATCGAAAATGTGATTACAGATGCCCTGGATAAAGGTCGTCAAGTCTTTATTGTCGGTGCTGCGGGTCAGATTAAACGTCGGTTAGACCGATTTGGAATTGTGAAACTGTTACCCCCTCACCACATGACCGACAGTCGCATCGATGCCCTCCAACAAGCGGTTGCCTTGATTTCGGCGAAGTCTAATGATGTGAATGATGTGAACGATGTTTTCAACTCGACTTCTGGGGGTGTACGGATGCAATCTTCTTGA
- a CDS encoding DUF3172 domain-containing protein — protein sequence MYRKPKSSSPFNYTSLAILAGVFVLGIGIGIAFSSTANFSPENVASREVIDRSAPNPELCIQYGASAMVMDTRIFVTLNPFNVYISQPKMQPGCVLRTNTWNILEQRKLVTNNQVRDCKNRMNTFGFTGALENTPDISCIYQNDAAGNLFFQGSGGKPPETQRF from the coding sequence ATGTATCGAAAACCAAAATCTTCATCCCCCTTTAACTACACCTCCCTGGCAATTTTAGCTGGGGTATTCGTGTTGGGAATCGGGATCGGCATTGCCTTTAGCTCGACTGCCAACTTCAGTCCAGAAAACGTGGCATCGCGGGAAGTCATCGATCGCAGCGCCCCTAATCCGGAACTCTGCATTCAATATGGAGCCAGTGCGATGGTGATGGATACTCGCATCTTTGTCACCCTGAATCCCTTCAATGTCTATATCTCCCAGCCTAAAATGCAGCCGGGGTGCGTGCTCAGAACCAATACCTGGAATATTCTGGAGCAACGCAAACTGGTTACCAATAATCAGGTCCGCGACTGCAAAAATCGCATGAACACCTTTGGATTCACGGGCGCATTGGAAAATACCCCAGACATTAGTTGCATTTATCAGAATGACGCTGCCGGGAACCTGTTCTTCCAGGGATCGGGAGGTAAACCCCCAGAAACCCAACGCTTTTAG
- a CDS encoding sodium-dependent bicarbonate transport family permease, with amino-acid sequence MDFLSDFLMRFGAQLQSPTLAFLIGGIVIAALGSKLEIPEAIYKFIVFMLLIKVGLSGGIAIRNANLVDMLLPALFAVVTGMLIVFIGRYTLAKLPKVKTVDAIATAGLFGAVSGSTLAAALTVMEAQGMEYEPWAAALYPFMDIPALVTAIVVASIYTTKKRAAAAEELSKQEYLNKQEYLSKQSVAAGKYPTSRQEYRSQQRITASGYPSKQRDRVKIWPIVKESLEGSALSALLLGLALGILTRPESVFESFYEPLFRGLLSILMLIMGMEAWSRLGELRKVAQWYAVYAFVAPLLHGFIAFGLGMIAHYVTGFTPGGVVILSVIAASSSDISGPPTLRAGIPSANPSAYIGASTAVGTPVAIALGIPLYIGLAQALMGG; translated from the coding sequence ATGGATTTCTTGTCCGATTTCTTGATGCGCTTCGGTGCGCAGTTGCAGTCCCCGACACTCGCCTTTCTGATTGGTGGGATAGTCATTGCCGCTCTCGGTAGCAAACTGGAAATTCCAGAGGCGATCTATAAGTTCATCGTCTTCATGCTGCTCATAAAAGTCGGCCTCAGCGGGGGCATTGCGATCCGCAATGCCAATCTTGTGGATATGCTGTTGCCCGCCCTGTTCGCCGTGGTAACCGGGATGCTGATCGTGTTCATCGGGCGCTACACCTTGGCCAAGCTGCCGAAGGTCAAAACCGTGGATGCCATTGCGACTGCGGGCTTGTTCGGTGCGGTGAGTGGCTCTACCCTCGCCGCCGCCCTGACCGTAATGGAAGCCCAAGGCATGGAATACGAGCCCTGGGCCGCCGCACTCTATCCCTTCATGGACATCCCAGCCCTCGTTACTGCGATCGTCGTGGCCAGCATTTATACCACCAAAAAGCGGGCTGCCGCAGCCGAGGAACTCAGCAAGCAGGAGTATCTCAACAAGCAGGAGTATCTCAGCAAGCAATCGGTTGCCGCAGGCAAGTATCCCACCAGCAGGCAGGAGTATCGCAGCCAGCAGCGCATTACCGCAAGCGGGTATCCCAGCAAGCAGCGCGATCGGGTCAAAATATGGCCCATCGTGAAGGAAAGCCTTGAGGGTTCTGCCCTTTCAGCACTGCTGCTCGGCCTCGCTCTAGGCATCCTAACCCGGCCAGAAAGTGTCTTTGAAAGCTTCTACGAGCCCCTCTTCCGTGGCCTCCTTTCGATACTGATGCTGATCATGGGTATGGAAGCCTGGTCAAGGCTTGGCGAGCTGCGCAAGGTGGCCCAGTGGTACGCCGTCTATGCCTTTGTTGCGCCGCTGCTGCATGGGTTCATAGCCTTTGGTCTCGGGATGATTGCCCACTACGTCACAGGATTCACTCCTGGCGGCGTCGTGATCCTGTCCGTCATCGCAGCCTCCAGTTCAGACATCTCAGGGCCGCCTACTTTACGAGCCGGTATCCCGTCGGCCAATCCCTCCGCCTACATTGGCGCGTCCACAGCCGTCGGTACGCCAGTTGCGATTGCTTTGGGAATACCGCTCTACATCGGACTTGCCCAGGCGCTGATGGGCGGCTGA
- a CDS encoding P-II family nitrogen regulator, whose amino-acid sequence MAQKASKLVIVTEKVLLKKVAKIIDESGATGYTVVAAGGKGSRGVRSSGQPSVGDAFSNVKFEVLTPNRDMAVKISDEVAGQFFDDYSGIAYICDVMEVLHAHTF is encoded by the coding sequence ATGGCCCAGAAAGCTAGCAAGCTCGTCATCGTCACGGAAAAGGTGCTGCTGAAAAAGGTCGCCAAGATCATCGACGAATCCGGTGCGACAGGTTATACCGTGGTGGCCGCAGGCGGTAAAGGCAGTCGCGGCGTGCGATCGTCGGGACAACCTTCCGTTGGCGACGCCTTCTCGAATGTAAAGTTCGAGGTACTCACCCCCAATCGGGATATGGCTGTGAAGATTTCGGATGAGGTCGCAGGGCAGTTTTTCGACGATTATTCGGGCATCGCTTATATTTGTGATGTGATGGAGGTACTGCACGCGCACACGTTCTGA
- a CDS encoding late competence development ComFB family protein → MGKHLVNLTLKLVSERVDYVLKTYPYSLYKSVIDGSDFQLELIAYILNRVPSLYVVTGDDRPAIGLCLGSSEQYHLEGLIQEGIHVIMPKVLKTPPQEFCDLLKPRPYTSKEEGKSNPSQGEGSQESCQWDELAIYARTKWIEQNGMHIP, encoded by the coding sequence ATGGGAAAACATCTGGTAAATTTAACGTTAAAATTGGTATCTGAGCGGGTCGATTACGTTTTAAAAACTTATCCCTACTCTCTATATAAAAGCGTGATCGACGGCTCGGATTTTCAGTTAGAACTGATTGCCTACATTTTAAATCGAGTCCCTAGTCTGTATGTGGTTACTGGGGACGATCGCCCGGCGATCGGATTGTGCTTAGGGTCCTCAGAACAGTACCATCTGGAAGGATTAATTCAGGAAGGTATCCACGTTATTATGCCCAAGGTGTTGAAAACTCCACCCCAAGAATTTTGCGACCTTCTCAAACCCCGTCCCTACACCAGTAAAGAAGAAGGCAAATCCAATCCGAGTCAGGGGGAAGGGAGTCAGGAATCCTGTCAGTGGGATGAACTGGCAATTTATGCTCGAACTAAGTGGATTGAACAGAATGGGATGCATATCCCCTAA
- a CDS encoding serine/threonine-protein kinase: MTHCINPDCQNSENTHYADNCSSCGQPLLLKSRYRCLELLGQGKYGRTFLAIDEDKPSKPRCAIKQFFPGKTDKAIAGFRGATPGSPKALTSEIMLLDELTQHPLIPELYASFEDNGSHYLIQEYVEGQNLAAELAESGPFNEKKIRQILIDVLPVLKFVHNSLLIHRDIKPENLIRRRRDGKIILVDFGTVEHPTGMSAIASTQALGSAEYAAPEQTKGQAVQGSDLYSLGVTCLHLLTGLPPFDLYSIKTESWVWSEYLTQPVSLQLSRVLDTLVQRDIKQRYSSSAEALKALNAPNLEAVLPPPNKRVATLVGGAAIAVLSMTLGYRTPTPVPVSFQQKPLELVPPPAPPQMMYRVKPPELSYKLPAFPEESTYSMSKVQPMRTLAIASGPVWSVAVSPDGSTIASGSTDGTIQLWHVSTNNVRVPLRILSGHSDPVWTLAVSPNGQFLASGSADKTIKLWDLRTGELLGTLKGHKAGVFSVAFSPDSQSLASGSFDKSIKVWRLHANNYSGLAGSEVRSFIGHSQEVQSVAFSSDGQTLASGSTDGTVKLWNWQSGKLIRTLLGHSDAVWSVAFSPDGNTIASGSWDKTIKLWDFSSGLPVRTLKGHSEQVHSVAFNPDGQTLASGDLGGTIKLWKMDTGSQVGTLKGHTDWVGVAFSKSGKTLVSGSFDDTIKLWKVNP; this comes from the coding sequence ATGACTCATTGCATCAATCCCGATTGCCAAAATTCAGAAAATACCCATTACGCTGACAATTGTTCTAGCTGTGGGCAACCGCTGCTTTTAAAAAGCCGGTACCGCTGCTTGGAACTCCTCGGTCAGGGAAAATATGGTCGAACCTTCTTGGCGATCGATGAAGACAAACCCTCGAAACCTCGTTGCGCGATTAAACAGTTTTTCCCGGGAAAAACTGACAAGGCGATCGCCGGATTCCGAGGGGCTACTCCTGGATCCCCGAAAGCCTTGACCTCAGAAATCATGCTTTTGGATGAATTGACTCAGCATCCGCTGATTCCTGAACTCTATGCCTCTTTTGAAGATAATGGCAGTCACTATTTAATCCAAGAATATGTCGAAGGCCAAAATTTAGCCGCTGAACTCGCTGAAAGCGGCCCCTTTAATGAGAAAAAAATTCGTCAAATTCTCATCGACGTTCTGCCGGTGTTGAAATTTGTTCACAATAGTTTGTTGATTCATCGGGATATTAAACCCGAGAACCTCATTCGTCGCCGTAGGGATGGCAAAATTATTCTCGTGGATTTTGGCACCGTAGAACATCCCACCGGCATGAGTGCGATCGCCTCCACCCAGGCCCTGGGTTCAGCGGAATATGCCGCCCCTGAACAAACCAAAGGCCAAGCGGTTCAAGGGAGCGACCTGTACAGTCTCGGCGTTACCTGCTTGCATTTGCTGACCGGACTGCCCCCCTTTGATTTGTACAGCATTAAAACCGAAAGTTGGGTTTGGTCTGAATATCTCACGCAACCCGTCAGTTTGCAGTTAAGCCGGGTTCTCGATACCCTGGTGCAGCGGGATATCAAACAGCGCTATTCCTCCAGTGCTGAAGCCCTCAAAGCCCTGAATGCGCCCAATTTGGAAGCGGTATTACCCCCGCCCAACAAACGGGTGGCCACCTTAGTGGGTGGGGCGGCGATCGCTGTCTTGTCCATGACCCTCGGCTATCGGACTCCGACGCCAGTCCCGGTGAGTTTCCAGCAGAAACCCTTGGAACTCGTACCACCACCGGCACCGCCTCAGATGATGTATCGGGTCAAACCGCCGGAGTTGTCCTACAAACTTCCGGCATTCCCCGAAGAGTCTACCTATTCGATGTCCAAAGTCCAACCCATGCGGACCTTGGCGATCGCCTCGGGACCCGTCTGGTCCGTTGCCGTCAGTCCTGATGGCAGCACCATCGCCTCCGGCAGCACCGATGGCACCATTCAACTCTGGCACGTGAGCACCAATAATGTTCGCGTTCCCCTCCGCATCCTCAGCGGTCATTCCGACCCAGTATGGACCCTAGCCGTGAGTCCCAATGGCCAGTTCCTTGCCTCCGGCAGTGCGGATAAAACCATCAAACTTTGGGACCTCCGAACCGGGGAATTGCTCGGCACTCTGAAGGGCCATAAAGCCGGAGTCTTCTCCGTCGCCTTCAGTCCCGATAGTCAAAGTCTCGCCTCCGGCAGCTTCGACAAGAGCATCAAAGTTTGGCGACTCCATGCCAACAACTACTCCGGACTCGCCGGTTCCGAAGTTCGCAGTTTCATCGGTCATTCTCAAGAGGTCCAGTCCGTCGCCTTTAGTTCCGATGGTCAAACTCTCGCCTCCGGCAGTACCGATGGCACCGTCAAACTCTGGAACTGGCAAAGTGGCAAACTGATCCGCACCCTGTTGGGACATTCCGATGCCGTCTGGTCCGTCGCCTTCAGTCCCGATGGCAATACCATCGCCTCGGGAAGTTGGGATAAAACCATCAAACTCTGGGATTTCAGCAGTGGGCTCCCTGTCCGGACCCTCAAGGGTCATTCCGAACAGGTTCACTCCGTCGCCTTTAACCCCGATGGCCAAACCCTCGCTTCTGGAGACCTCGGGGGCACGATT